A stretch of the Nitratireductor thuwali genome encodes the following:
- a CDS encoding YcjX family protein — translation MQPERTLRNAQLPSLTTFTDEARIALDTVADRAAGLWSPAIRLGVTGLSRAGKTVFISSLVHNLIHGGRLPLFEAQASGRIARSYLEQQPDDAVPRFQYEDHIASLLDERIWPQSTRSISELRLTIEYESASAWGRFLSRGRLSVDIVDYPGEWLLDLPLLGKSYEAFSREAVELAAGPARADLSADWRSLAETVDPDAPADEMLARRLHELFSAYLAACKQESRALSTLPPGRFLMPGDLDGSPALTFAPLAGLDGGRGKPNSMRAMMERRYEAYKTHVIKPFFREHIARLDRQIVLVDAMQAINAGHSAIADLERSIGEILACFRPGRSRFLTDLVMRRIDRILIAATKADHLHHESHDRMQAIVRRLAERAIARAGFSGAEVEVVAMAAIRATREGTVKQGRQNLPVIIGTPLAGETIGGETFDGETETAIFPGDLPDAPTALFRKGSQAAAEPELRFVRFRPPKLERTAEGLTLSLPHIRLDRALQFLLGDQLA, via the coding sequence ATGCAGCCGGAGAGGACTTTACGGAATGCCCAATTGCCGTCGCTGACCACCTTCACCGATGAAGCGCGCATCGCGCTCGACACCGTGGCCGACCGGGCAGCCGGTCTCTGGTCGCCTGCCATTCGCCTCGGCGTCACCGGCCTTTCCCGCGCCGGCAAGACCGTTTTCATCTCTTCGCTGGTGCACAATCTCATCCATGGCGGCCGTCTGCCGCTGTTCGAGGCCCAGGCTTCCGGCCGCATCGCCAGGTCCTATCTCGAACAGCAGCCCGACGACGCCGTTCCGCGCTTCCAGTACGAAGACCACATCGCCTCGCTGCTCGACGAGCGCATCTGGCCCCAGTCCACGCGCTCGATCTCCGAACTGCGTTTGACGATCGAGTACGAATCGGCCTCCGCCTGGGGCCGGTTCCTGTCGCGCGGACGGCTGTCGGTGGACATCGTCGACTATCCCGGCGAATGGCTGCTCGATCTTCCCCTGCTCGGCAAATCCTACGAAGCGTTCAGCCGGGAGGCGGTGGAACTTGCGGCCGGCCCCGCCCGCGCCGACCTTTCGGCGGACTGGCGCAGCCTGGCCGAGACCGTCGATCCGGATGCGCCGGCCGACGAAATGCTGGCGCGGCGCCTGCACGAGCTCTTTTCCGCCTATCTTGCCGCCTGCAAGCAGGAGAGCCGTGCTCTCTCCACCCTGCCGCCCGGCCGCTTTCTGATGCCCGGTGACCTGGACGGCTCCCCGGCCCTGACCTTCGCGCCGCTGGCCGGCCTCGACGGCGGGCGCGGAAAGCCGAACTCCATGCGGGCCATGATGGAAAGGCGCTATGAGGCCTACAAGACCCACGTCATAAAGCCCTTCTTTCGCGAGCACATCGCCCGGCTCGACCGCCAGATCGTGCTGGTCGACGCCATGCAGGCCATCAATGCGGGGCATTCCGCCATCGCCGACCTGGAGCGGTCCATCGGCGAGATCCTCGCCTGCTTCCGGCCGGGACGGAGCCGCTTCCTGACCGACCTGGTCATGCGGCGCATCGACCGCATCCTCATCGCGGCGACGAAAGCCGACCATCTGCATCACGAAAGCCATGACCGCATGCAGGCCATCGTCCGGCGCCTGGCCGAGCGGGCCATCGCCCGCGCCGGCTTCAGCGGCGCCGAAGTGGAGGTGGTCGCCATGGCCGCGATCAGGGCCACGCGCGAGGGAACGGTCAAGCAGGGCCGGCAGAACCTGCCGGTGATCATCGGCACCCCGCTTGCCGGGGAAACCATCGGCGGCGAGACCTTCGACGGCGAGACCGAAACCGCGATCTTCCCCGGCGACCTGCCCGACGCGCCGACCGCCCTCTTCCGCAAGGGGTCGCAAGCCGCCGCCGAGCCCGAACTGCGCTTCGTGCGCTTCCGCCCCCCGAAGCTGGAGCGCACCGCCGAGGGCCTGACCCTTTCCCTGCCCCATATCCGCCTCGACCGGGCGCTTCAATTCCTGCTTGGAGATCAGTTGGCATGA
- a CDS encoding YcjF family protein translates to MSQTRRPAAFRLDPPEPSKVGEDGQRETPRKPRAVKDAAQIVVTPSEDDFFEAADAVDAAPPPPVARKGGSRLGRIFLTAFGLLVSLGIGLWADRLIRDMFARSDWLGWLALALAATALLALLALIAREAFALSRLASVERMRRRAEDAYALNDAASARAVIADLSGLMQSHPDTAAGRRALKELEHDVIDGSDYLRIAEQALLRPLDARAQKLVLDAAKRVSVVTAVSPRALVDVAYVLFEAARLVRRLAELYCGRPGFFGFLRLSRSVVAHLAVTGSMAMGEALVQQVVGHGLAARISTRLGEGVVNGMMTARIGIAAMDAIRPLPFNAVERPGMGDFLKALTRFAAQEKSASGK, encoded by the coding sequence ATGAGCCAGACACGACGCCCGGCCGCCTTTCGCCTGGACCCGCCGGAGCCTTCCAAGGTCGGCGAGGACGGACAGCGCGAGACGCCGCGCAAGCCGCGCGCCGTCAAGGATGCGGCGCAGATTGTCGTCACCCCGTCCGAGGACGATTTCTTCGAAGCGGCGGATGCCGTCGATGCGGCACCGCCGCCGCCGGTTGCGCGAAAAGGCGGCTCGCGGCTGGGCCGGATATTCCTGACCGCCTTCGGGCTTCTCGTCTCGCTCGGGATCGGGCTCTGGGCCGACCGGCTGATCCGCGACATGTTCGCCCGCAGCGACTGGCTCGGATGGCTGGCCCTGGCGCTGGCCGCGACAGCGCTCCTCGCCCTCCTGGCGCTGATTGCCCGCGAAGCCTTCGCTCTTTCCCGCCTTGCCTCGGTGGAGCGGATGCGCAGGCGTGCCGAGGACGCCTATGCGCTCAACGATGCGGCTTCCGCCCGCGCCGTCATTGCCGACCTTTCGGGCCTGATGCAAAGCCATCCCGACACCGCTGCCGGCCGGCGCGCGCTCAAGGAACTGGAGCACGACGTCATCGACGGCAGCGATTATCTGCGCATCGCCGAACAGGCGCTCCTGCGGCCACTCGACGCGCGTGCCCAGAAACTGGTGCTCGACGCCGCCAAGCGCGTCTCCGTGGTCACTGCCGTCAGCCCGCGGGCGCTGGTGGATGTCGCCTATGTCCTGTTCGAGGCAGCCCGGCTTGTGCGCCGCCTGGCCGAACTTTATTGCGGCAGGCCCGGCTTCTTCGGATTCCTGCGCCTGTCTCGCAGCGTCGTCGCGCATCTGGCCGTCACCGGATCCATGGCGATGGGCGAAGCGCTCGTCCAGCAGGTGGTCGGCCACGGCCTTGCCGCACGCATCTCGACCCGTCTCGGCGAGGGTGTCGTCAACGGCATGATGACCGCCCGCATCGGCATCGCCGCCATGGACGCGATCCGCCCCCTGCCCTTCAACGCCGTCGAGCGGCCCGGCATGGGCGATTTTCTGAAGGCGCTGACCCGCTTCGCAGCGCAGGAAAAATCCGCCTCCGGCAAATAA
- the folK gene encoding 2-amino-4-hydroxy-6-hydroxymethyldihydropteridine diphosphokinase, with translation MSGRNSAAPVRAFLGLGGNIGNPAQAMGEALRRIDAAPENEIIAVSRLYRTPPWGKLDQPDFLNAACLLSTRLGPAELLALCLRVERSLKRVRKERWGPRAIDIDLLLYGDRHVAGEGLEVPHPRMLERAFVLRPLAEIAPGLHIAGAPVEKHLAALDQAGIEPASSDGGWWRSAATTTAR, from the coding sequence TTGTCTGGCCGCAATAGCGCCGCGCCGGTGCGGGCCTTTCTGGGGCTCGGCGGGAATATCGGCAATCCTGCCCAGGCCATGGGCGAAGCGCTGCGCCGCATCGATGCTGCGCCGGAAAACGAGATCATCGCCGTATCCCGCCTTTATCGCACGCCGCCCTGGGGAAAGCTCGACCAGCCGGATTTCCTGAACGCTGCCTGTCTCTTGTCGACGCGGCTCGGGCCGGCGGAACTGCTGGCGCTTTGCCTGCGGGTGGAGCGGAGCCTGAAGCGCGTGCGCAAGGAGCGCTGGGGACCGCGGGCGATCGACATCGATCTGCTTCTGTATGGAGATCGGCATGTCGCGGGGGAAGGGCTCGAGGTGCCGCACCCGCGCATGCTGGAACGCGCTTTCGTGCTGCGGCCGCTGGCCGAGATCGCGCCTGGCCTGCATATCGCGGGCGCACCCGTGGAAAAGCATCTGGCCGCGCTGGATCAGGCCGGAATAGAGCCCGCCAGCAGCGATGGCGGCTGGTGGAGGTCTGCCGCGACGACTACTGCGCGCTGA